DNA from Cynocephalus volans isolate mCynVol1 chromosome 2, mCynVol1.pri, whole genome shotgun sequence:
gggatgCAGGGCTCGACCGGGGTCCGCGTGCACCCGGTCGTCCAGGCGGCTGCCGGGAGATTTTCACCAAGTCTCAGTCCTGAGCCCGCACACACGCCTAAGCCTGCGGATGGCGGGAGGGCTACGTTTACCTTATAAAACGTAAGGGATGTGACACgagagtaaatgaaaacaaacgaCGCATACATCAGAAAacacaacaggaagaaaaacagtaagaaaccaattgtactttaaaatcaatttgggaaaattctaaaatcataaattacaatTCTGAAAGCTCGAAAGCGTACAAAGACAATTATTAGgatcacattttgaaatgaagaTGAATGCCTAGAAAACTTGCAAGTGGTAAGAGACCTGGAAAACTCAAGGAGGAAACAGTCCGGAGAATAGGCAAGGAACACGGAACGTCCGTTTTAATGCACTTTTATTTGCCACGTGGACACgttttgaaaatgagaatcttCTTCAGATAGGAAGATCCCAaaaggctcctgctgctgctaatAGTCTCTAGTGCCAAAGATGAAAGGGCAGCACCCCCATGACATCATGGAGACGAGGGCGCCAGCAATGTGACGAATCCACTCCAGACCTCCTGCCAGAAGTGCGTGGCTGCTCCACCGGTAGGGGGCGGGAGGTCGGCGACACTCCACAAGGGGCACGCTGTCAGAGGCCCCGGGGTCCTGCTGTGTGTCCCCAGGGTGGGGCGTGCCTGCCCAAGGAGGCTGCTGGATGGCCTGTCTGTCGACTTCCTCTACACGGTCCACCGCTCCTATCGGACCTCCTGGCTTGTCGTGTGTCCCAGTCCGAGGAAACGCAGtgggctgggctctgctggttTCCGAAGTGCTCCGGACCGTGGGACCGAGCCCGTCTGGCAGGCCGACCCAGCGAAGGCGCCAAGGACTGGAAAGCAGATTCCCACAGCCATCACCGCTGTCGCACGAGAGCTCTACTAGAACAGGGTACACGGGGACAGGCCACGGACCGCGATCTTCTGAGCTCAGGATCGTCGGAGGCTGGGACTCTGACGTCACCTCTGGGCAATCCCAATCCTGCTTCAGACAGCCGGGGAAGTGCCGCTCCATGGCTTCAGCCTCAGACCAGCAGGACGCTGCGAGCGGGGGCGCTGATGGACCAGGCACAATGGTCAGCAGGACACCAGCCTCGCTATTTATGCTCTCCAGGGCTCGGGGCGGAGCCGAGGCAAAGATGACAGACCAAGGGAAAACGAAAGTTTGAGAGACTCCGTAAGACCCAGACATTTCGAATAGAAAAACGTAGCTGAGAAATCAAacggaaatgaaataaatgtacaaCAACAGCAAGTTCTGAGAACCAGCCATACAGACTCCGCAAAACGGAGTTTTTTCCATATGCTACGATTAAGAGACCGCTGAGAACTAAGCTGGTACGTGTAACGCTTCGGCTCCATTTTCTCAGGCCAGAAGAACCATTTAAAACGCTCCCAAGTACCCGACCGTCCATGGACTTCTAGGTGAGTCAGAAATCACGTCCGCGTGGGTCGCGCTGCGCGCCGAGCGTCCCTCTGTCCCGTGGTCGAAACCCTTCCCGCGGCACCGCGCGCTCAGGGTACGGTCCGCGACTCCAGAGAGGCACTTGGGAACAGTTCCTGCCAGCGTCTGCGGCAAACGGACACCCTAAGGCAACGTGAAAGACAGGGCGCACCCTCATTGTCTGTTTTATGGCCACTCGAACCGGTCCCCGTCTCCACATGTGGATTTGGACAAAATTTCTGACGGACACGCGCGCGGACCCGCGGCCCGGCGTGAACGGTTTCCCAGCCCCACCACATCCTCAGCGGACGCGTCATATATGACTCCAGAGGGCATCGTGGTAACAGCTGTGGCGGGctacagaaaaaacagaaagaccgTGTACGCCGTTCACGGCCACACACACACCGAAAACAATACGGAATCGGGAACGGCACGTTGGAAAAAACACCGGCAGGCGCCCGCTaatgcgaatggaaaaacggcactagcgggccgaggaCGGAAacgtgtgccgggaggggcgctggccccagaccaaaacggagcacgccacatactgcgaatggaaaaacggcactagcgcgcctcgggctGAAAAGTGTGCGGGGAgtggcgctggccccagaccaaaaacggaagacgccccatagtacgaatggaaaaacggcactagcgggcctcggagggaaaagtgtgccgggaggggcgctggccccagaccaaaacggagcacgccacatactgcgaatggaaaagcggcactagcgggccgaggatggaaaagtgtgccgggaggggcgatggccccagaccaaaacggaagacgccccatagcgcgaatggaaaaacggaactagcgggcctcggagggaaaagtgtgccgggaggggcgctggcccgaccaaaacggagcacgccacatcctgcgaagggaaaaacggaactagcgggccgaggatggaaaagtgtgccgggaggggcgctggccccagaccaaaacggaagacacCCCATAGTACGAATGGAAAAAaggcactagcgcgcctcgggctgaaaagtgtgccgggaggggcgctggccccagaccaaaacggagcacgccacatactgcgaatggaaaaacggcactagagCGCCTCgggtggaaaagtgtgccgggaggggcgctggccccagaccaaaacggaagaagccccatagtgcgaatggaaaaacggcactagcgcgcctcgggtggaaaagtgtgccgagaggggtgctggccccagaccaaaacggaagacgccccatagtgcgaatggaaaaacggcactagcgggcctcggagggaaaagtgtgccgggaggggcgctggcccgaccaaaacggagcacgccacatcctgcgaatggaaaaacgacACTAGCGGGCctaggatggaaaagtgtgccgggaggggcgctggccccagaccaaaacggaagacgccccatagtgcgaatggaaaaacggcactagcgcgcctcgggcGGAAAAGTGTGCCGAGAGGggtgctggccccagaccaaaacagaagacgccccatagtgcgaatggaaaaacggcactagcgggcctcggagggaaaagtgagCCGCGAGGGGCGCTGGctccagaccaaaacggagcacaccacatcctgcgaatggaaaaacggaactagcgggccgaggatggaaaagtgtgccgggagggacGCTGGCCCCAGACTAAAACGTAACCCGCCccatactgcgaatggaaaaacggcaacTCCGTATTTCCTTTAGGAAATGGGTGTTTAGTGTCAGTTTGGCAAAAAGGGGCGAGGGGAAGGCTCAAGCCCTGGAAAGTTCTCCCGCGGTGCATCCAAGCACTTTTCTTTTAAGGCACGTTTGATGGGTCGCAGAGCTGCTGGTTTCCTCGTGCGGACTGTGTCTCACACTCAGTGTCGCTCATTTCTCCCGGCAGACGGAAAGTCCGTGGCAGGAATACCGATTGCTCCAAAGGGCCCTTTGCCTTGGCACCAGCACTGCCCTTGGCCGGGTGCCAGCGCCGCTCGATTCTCCAATGGGCGGGTCCCGCGCGCAGCGGCCACAGGCGAACCGCGCCGGGGGACTTGCCTTGGCCCTGTGCCAGGAGCGCCCGGCGCAGCTGGTGCCGTTCGCGATCGCCACGATGGGTTCCCCGAGTCGGGTGTTTCTCGGTACCTGCACCGCTCTATGCTCCCTGCTGACCCAGGCTGGTCCCGGCTCCGTTAGGGGCTCCGCGAAGGCGTTTTGTCAGCCGTGGGTACAATAGGGGCACGGGCCATTGTTTTTGGTTGCAGTTTCTAGTCCAGCTGGACTAGCGGTTTGTAGGTCGCTGCACGCAGGTTGAGACCGCTGCATGTGGAGCGGTGACAGCGCCGCTCTGTCGCATTCCCGGGGTTGCGTTCAAACGGCCTTTTCAAGCGGCAGCAACCACTACTTGGGGACGCGTTCTTCAGTGGCCGCTCTGTCCCTTGCACCCTGTCCTCGGCTCCTCATCAGCACTTTGCGATCAGCGTCGACTTGACAGTTTTCTGGCTGCGTCCATCGCTGGTTGTGGCAAGAGCAAAGTTCCGCGGTCCCTCCATGCGGTTGCTTTCTCAGTCCTAGGACCCCTAGTGCCGTTTTGACATTTGCAGAACCTGGTTTGTTCCGTTTTGGTCTAGGGCCAGCATCCCAAACCGGCACACTTCTCTGTCATCGCACGTATGTACACCGAGTCTCTCACTGTTCCTGAGTGTCTCGATTTTCTCCGACTCTGCCCAAACGGGTGTGCGTTGTTAGCGATACCGCTAGTGGCCGCCACTTGCAGGATCCCTGTACTTTCGTTTTCCCGGAATCCCGTCGTCTCCGCGACCGCACATCCCGCTGTTGGGCGTCCACATTGGCGCATCGGCAGCACCACGGATCGCACCGATCTGGCCGTTCCGAACCTGCAGCTCCAGACTCCCCGGGTGCGCTGAGCACCGTGTTCCTGGGGGGCAGCACCGCTGCGAGGGTCGCCCCGCCGCTTCTCGGGAGCGTTGGGCATAGAGCTGAGCCAGCCAGGTggcactttttctttccctgcgtCCACAGCCATCCGGATCGTCTCTGTCTTGTCCTGACAAACGAGTCTCGTTGCCTGGGCGGGTCGCGTCTCTGTCGCAGGACCCCGCGCTCTCACCGAGTTTCGGAGTCTACCTCCCAGCACGTTTTCATTTCGCCCTGCCTGCGATGTCTTCTTAGTCTCAGGAAGTCACCGCTTAACCCTAACGAGTCAGGGACTGGCCGTGCGACGGTGACGTTTACACGGAGCACGTCCAGCTTTAGCGACGTCTTCGTGTAGGAAACCGGCATTGATTCCCCGCCGCGGTTTCTAACCTTAACTCCGAGTCCCGCGGTGCGTGTGGTTCTTAGTCACGGAAGTTTGTCTTCACACTCGAGGAGTCCCCCGTCACTTATGCTGGTGACTTTTAAACTCCCCTCGAGGTCAGGATGTGCAGGCCCACGTGTCTCCCGAACTGTCGTTTGGACAAATCCGGCGAACGTGATGTTTTGTCATTTGGGTGCACGGGAAGGTGTTCCACCTGCCCCTCTTAGTGGCGGCTCCTGTTCCCTCCCCCGCCCTTTTCCCCGTTGTGATCTTCAGCCCTAATGACATCGATCTTCTGATCATCGTTGGCTAATAGGCCCTccccccagaaaagtaaaatggcggTAAAGACCCAGATACACAAAACGGcgcctgagaaagtttcccggAAACCCCTACGCAGAAGAGTCCCCGAGCCGCCACTCAACTTCCCCCGCGCGCGCGATTTTGCAGCCAATGAGAAGGTCCCAGCTCAGCTTCAACCCCGCTCGCTCCCCGCCCCTTCCTCCTTAGCCAGTAGGAaccgtccagctcagcctaactggatataaaaggccaccCCGAGTCCCCCTGCGGCTGCTCCCACGTTCCCGAGGGCACCCGCTTGTTCatcttgcctgcctaatacacttcggttgagtccctgtcccctggtgtgtcttattttgcgctCGGGCCaaggttttaattttcaatcCTCGCAGCTGTCTGTGGAGTCACATCTCCCCAGTCCCGTGTCCACGTTTGACTGTCGTGGTTCACGTGGAGCCAGGTTTTGTGGACACTTGATGGAGCTCAGTGGACCCATCATTGCCGTCTTTCCTTAGACACTATTTCGTTCCTTAGGAAGACCTGCAATACCAAACGTtgtaataaaagccatttgtCCACGTTTTCTACGAGTCATTCATGGTTCCAGTCATGCAGTCCGCGGCCTCCCGAGCCCCGCAGACGCTTCGGAGTCTGCCCTGGGAGCCCGGGACCCGCTGCAGCAGCCACGTGGGGAGACTCTGCGGGGCAGGGCGGCCTGGTCTACTGGCCGGCGTCCCAGGAGAAGTTGTCCACGTCCCCTCGTCCGGAGCTCGGCGTCCACGCAGGAGTCGCGTTGGGAGTGTGTGTGACCCCGAAGGGGGTCGGCGGGCAGGTGTGCAGGCCGAGAAACGCGATGCgaggtgggggaggctgggcGGGGCGGTCGGGCCGCCTCTCACCgggagatccagctcctcctgctGACGTTCGCtccggctctggggctccccctgGCGACCGCTTTCGTGTCGTTCTCGTGTTCGGAGCCTCGGTGGGGGGAGGACAGCGAAGGCACCGGACGTGGCCCCAGTGCCAGAGGAACAGTCCCAGGAGGCTTCAGCACTAGCAGGACTGTCCTGGGTGCACCAGGGCATCCTCGCGTGCTCGGCCTCCTCGGAGATTAAACGTGCAGGGATGGGGGTGGCGAGACTGTCGCTGCGCTCCCGGGCTCACGCGAGGTGTGCGGGTGTGTCCGTGCGGGTCAACCGGCACGCTCCGGGCGTTTCCGTCCGCGGGCACCGACCGGGGACGAGGCAAGTGAAAGGGAGAGGGTGTCCTGCGGCCGTACGCGGTCCCTCTGGTGGCCCAGACGTCGCcttcaacttttcctttcattttaccgACTCGGCCTCCGGAGGTGGGGACCGGCCTCGAACGCaaaaggagcagggaggggatgCAGGGCTCGACCGGGGTCCGCGTGCACCCGGTCGTCCAGGCGGCTGCCGGGAGATTTTCACCAAGTCTCAGTCCTGAGCCCGCACACACGCCTAAGCCTGCGGATGGCGGGAGGGCTACGTTTACCTTATAAAACGTAAGGGATGTGACACgagagtaaatgaaaacaaacgaCGCATACATCAGAAAacacaacaggaagaaaaacagtaagaaaccaattgtactttaaaatcaatttgggaaaattctaaaatcataaattacaatTCTGAAAGCTCGAAAGCGTACAAAGACAATTATTAGgatcacattttgaaatgaagaTGAATGCCTAGAAAACTTGCAAGTGGTAAGAGACCTGGAAAACTCAAGGAGGAAACAGTCCGGAGAATAGGCAAGGAACACGGAACGTCCGTTTTAATGCACTTTTATTTGCCACGTGGACACgttttgaaaatgagaatcttCTTCAGATAGGAAGATCCCAaaaggctcctgctgctgctaatAGTCTCTAGTGCCAAAGATGAAAGGGCAGCACCCCCATGACATCATGGAGACGAGGGCGCCAGCAATGTGACGAATCCACTCCAGACCTCCTGCCAGAAGTGCGTGGCTGCTCCACCGGTAGGGGGCGGGAGGTCGGCGACACTCCACAAGGGGCACGCTGTCAGAGGCCCCGGGGTCCTGCTGTGTGTCCCCAGGGTGGGGCGTGCCTGCCCAAGGAGGCTGCTGGATGGCCTGTCTGTCGACTTCCTCTACACGGTCCACCGCTCCTATCGGACCTCCTGGCTTGTCGTGTGTCCCAGTCCGAGGAAACGCAGtgggctgggctctgctggttTCCGAAGTGCTCCGGACCGTGGGACCGAGCCCGTCTGGCAGGCCGACCCAGCGAAGGCGCCAAGGACTGGAAAGCAGATTCCCACAGCCATCACCGCTGTCGCACGAGAGCTCTACTAGAACAGGGTACACGGGGACAGGCCACGGACCGCGATCTTCTGAGCTCAGGATCGTCGGAGGCTGGGACTCTGACGTCACCTCTGGGCAATCCCAATCCTGCTTCAGACAGCCGGGGAAGTGCCGCTCCATGGCTTCAGCCTCAGACCAGCAGGACGCTGCGAGCGGGGGCGCTGATGGACCAGGCACAATGGTCAGCAGGACACCAGCCTCGCTATTTATGCTCTCCAGGGCTCGGGGCGGAGCCGAGGCAAAGATGACAGACCAAGGGAAAACGAAAGTTTGAGAGACTCCGTAAGACCCAGACATTTCGAATAGAAAAACGTAGCTGAGAAATCAAacggaaatgaaataaatgtacaaCAACAGCA
Protein-coding regions in this window:
- the LOC134370469 gene encoding annexin-2 receptor-like, whose amino-acid sequence is MSGSYGVSQTFVFPWSVIFASAPPRALESINSEAGVLLTIVPGPSAPPLAASCWSEAEAMERHFPGCLKQDWDCPEVTSESQPPTILSSEDRGPWPVPVYPVLVELSCDSGDGCGNLLSSPWRLRWVGLPDGLGPTVRSTSETSRAQPTAFPRTGTHDKPGGPIGAVDRVEEVDRQAIQQPPWAGTPHPGDTQQDPGASDSVPLVECRRPPAPYRWSSHALLAGGLEWIRHIAGALVSMMSWGCCPFIFGTRDY